In Methanobacterium paludis, the following proteins share a genomic window:
- a CDS encoding DNA polymerase subunit beta: MRVRPRDFIHTEDDLFFATTNYLHPKDRILSFLRYIPDPEGERSLNGTRYSKVDTKQAYEFLSQNFPEYLFNCEITNVQMMGVPIDRVKKVMHPNDRLKEIMNNPSPDKLLKKVKKVAQTFHDHAGIPYDKMGISGSTLPGLYDPEVSDIDFVIYGLGNHRKAMKTFEEIKNSENGILREIGPEYWMRLYKKRIKDASLSYDEFMWYENRKNNRGVIEGTLFDILATRDWDEITGVYGDTTYEPMGTIEIDCTVSDALGAFDNPAVYKVEDVKILKGPEVPLDEVASFTHTYAGQAREGEKIRARGKLEKVKGRKIGYRLIVGTTRESMGEYIKLQNLKL, from the coding sequence ATGAGAGTCAGACCCAGAGATTTTATACACACAGAGGACGATCTTTTCTTTGCAACAACGAACTATCTCCATCCAAAAGACAGAATATTATCCTTTTTAAGATATATCCCTGATCCAGAAGGTGAGCGGTCATTAAACGGTACCAGGTACTCCAAAGTAGATACAAAGCAGGCGTACGAATTTTTAAGCCAGAATTTTCCAGAGTACCTCTTTAACTGTGAAATAACCAACGTGCAAATGATGGGCGTGCCCATTGATAGAGTTAAAAAAGTTATGCACCCAAATGACCGCCTTAAAGAAATAATGAACAATCCATCACCGGATAAATTACTTAAAAAAGTCAAAAAAGTTGCCCAAACCTTCCATGACCATGCAGGGATTCCATACGATAAAATGGGGATTTCAGGATCCACATTGCCCGGGCTGTACGACCCCGAAGTTTCCGATATAGATTTTGTTATATACGGACTTGGCAACCATAGAAAAGCCATGAAAACCTTTGAAGAAATAAAAAATAGTGAAAACGGTATTCTCAGGGAAATTGGTCCAGAATACTGGATGAGACTCTATAAAAAGAGGATAAAAGATGCTTCTTTAAGCTACGATGAATTCATGTGGTATGAAAACCGTAAAAACAACAGGGGCGTCATTGAAGGCACACTATTCGACATACTGGCAACAAGGGACTGGGACGAGATAACAGGAGTATACGGGGACACCACCTACGAGCCAATGGGAACCATAGAAATCGATTGTACAGTATCAGATGCTCTTGGTGCATTTGACAACCCTGCAGTTTACAAGGTGGAAGATGTTAAGATTTTAAAAGGTCCTGAAGTGCCTTTAGATGAAGTTGCATCTTTCACACACACCTACGCAGGTCAAGCAAGGGAAGGAGAGAAAATAAGAGCCAGAGGAAAACTTGAAAAGGTTAAAGGACGCAAAATAGGTTACAGGCTCATAGTGGGAACAACCAGGGAATCCATGGGAGAGTACATCAAATTACAGAATTTAAAACTGTAA
- a CDS encoding homoserine dehydrogenase: MKDNVNIGLIGFGTIGSGVVETFNQNFDLINDKVKKDVKLKRVVDLDITTDRGVKVDPEVLSTDVNDILEDPEIDIVIELMGGYQPALKFILKALNNGKHVVTANKALLAKHWEEIIAAARENNVRICFEASVGGGIPLLQPLNESLAANNVKEIYGIINGTANYILTKMTEEGREFEDVLKEAQEKGYAEADPTFDIEGHDTAQKLIILTILGFGIYVKQERFHVEGITKVTPDDILFAKEELGCCIKLLAISKLVDGELEVRVHPTIVPEDHLLSSVNGVFNGAYLVGDIVGPVMMYGQGAGMMPTASAVVGDCIDIIQNMTKPVAYGPEKSKVKTVKAMEDVRSKYYLRLTTIDQPGVLHTISGILSDYSISLESVNQKQTAKGEPVPIFMVTHGALEKHMTAAVERINKLDFVRGETVFIRLL; encoded by the coding sequence ATGAAAGACAACGTAAACATAGGACTCATAGGTTTTGGGACCATAGGAAGCGGAGTTGTAGAAACCTTCAATCAGAACTTTGATCTCATCAACGATAAGGTCAAAAAGGATGTTAAGCTTAAAAGAGTGGTTGATCTTGACATAACCACAGATAGGGGTGTGAAAGTCGATCCAGAAGTGCTTTCAACCGATGTAAATGATATTTTAGAGGATCCAGAAATAGACATAGTTATAGAGCTTATGGGAGGTTACCAACCTGCCCTCAAATTCATATTAAAAGCTCTTAACAACGGTAAACACGTAGTAACCGCGAACAAAGCTTTACTTGCAAAGCACTGGGAAGAGATCATTGCAGCTGCACGTGAAAACAACGTCAGGATCTGTTTTGAGGCCAGCGTAGGTGGGGGAATACCTCTTCTCCAGCCGTTAAATGAAAGTCTGGCTGCAAACAATGTAAAGGAGATCTACGGTATAATAAATGGTACAGCCAACTACATACTCACCAAAATGACAGAAGAAGGTAGAGAATTTGAAGATGTCCTGAAAGAAGCTCAGGAAAAAGGATACGCTGAAGCTGACCCCACCTTTGATATTGAAGGTCATGACACAGCCCAGAAACTCATAATTCTCACAATACTCGGCTTCGGAATTTACGTGAAACAGGAACGCTTCCATGTTGAGGGAATAACCAAAGTAACACCAGATGATATTCTTTTTGCAAAAGAAGAACTTGGATGTTGCATAAAACTCCTTGCAATCTCCAAGCTGGTTGATGGAGAACTTGAAGTCAGGGTGCACCCGACCATCGTCCCTGAAGACCACCTTCTATCATCTGTTAACGGTGTTTTCAACGGAGCTTACCTGGTTGGAGATATTGTCGGCCCTGTGATGATGTACGGTCAGGGAGCTGGTATGATGCCAACTGCAAGTGCAGTTGTTGGAGACTGCATTGATATAATCCAGAACATGACAAAACCAGTTGCCTACGGACCAGAAAAGAGCAAAGTGAAAACAGTGAAGGCTATGGAAGATGTAAGGTCCAAATATTACCTCCGACTCACAACGATAGACCAGCCCGGTGTTCTTCACACGATATCCGGAATATTGAGCGACTACAGCATAAGCCTGGAATCTGTGAACCAGAAACAGACCGCCAAAGGAGAACCAGTTCCTATCTTTATGGTGACACATGGAGCCCTTGAGAAACATATGACGGCCGCTGTGGAAAGGATAAATAAACTGGACTTTGTTAGAGGGGAGACTGTTTTTATAAGACTTTTATAA
- a CDS encoding ABC transporter permease translates to MNYIGLIVKNPFRNKTRTTLAIIGIAIGIATIVALGLVTSGLQASTQSTLKAGAAEITTTQTGSSGFESSGSIDEKRVTDIRNINGVKDTAGILRTTASLNSSSSSGSSSSGFGSSSSLSVSGIDSSKLDLVGISSVNGTVFSNGSANEIIIGKTASQELNKTVGDTITLYGKDFKITGIFETGSFMQDNGAYMPLNTLQNLTSNDNKVSTVAVKVVDNANVTDVSQSIENAYPNELSTITAADQASRTNNALSAINTATWAISILAIVIGGVGVINTMIMSVYERTREIGVLKAVGWRSRRILGMILGESIVLTLMAAVVGTVVGILGVEILLSYSATFGTMIKPVFTLDLFIRAFGIALLVGLVGGIYPAYRASRLAPTEALRYE, encoded by the coding sequence ATGAATTATATAGGATTGATTGTAAAAAATCCATTTAGAAATAAAACAAGAACTACCCTTGCGATTATTGGAATTGCGATTGGAATTGCAACCATTGTGGCATTGGGTCTTGTCACAAGTGGTCTTCAAGCATCCACACAAAGCACCCTTAAAGCAGGGGCAGCTGAGATTACCACAACACAGACTGGTTCAAGTGGTTTTGAGTCATCAGGCAGTATTGATGAGAAGCGCGTGACAGATATTCGGAACATAAATGGAGTCAAAGATACCGCAGGAATTTTAAGAACAACTGCCAGTTTAAACAGTTCATCAAGCTCGGGTTCATCAAGCTCGGGATTTGGTTCCAGTAGCAGCCTTTCTGTTAGTGGTATAGATAGCAGCAAATTAGATCTTGTCGGCATATCCAGTGTTAACGGGACAGTTTTCTCAAACGGAAGTGCAAACGAAATCATAATAGGCAAAACCGCTTCTCAAGAACTTAACAAGACAGTTGGAGATACTATTACCCTTTATGGTAAAGATTTCAAAATTACCGGAATATTTGAAACTGGAAGTTTTATGCAGGACAATGGGGCCTATATGCCTTTGAATACCCTACAGAATCTAACCAGCAATGATAATAAAGTCAGTACCGTAGCTGTTAAGGTAGTTGACAATGCAAACGTTACAGATGTAAGCCAGAGCATTGAAAATGCTTATCCTAATGAATTATCTACAATAACAGCTGCAGATCAGGCCAGTAGGACCAACAACGCACTAAGCGCCATCAATACAGCTACATGGGCAATTTCAATTTTGGCCATAGTTATTGGAGGTGTTGGAGTTATAAACACCATGATAATGTCTGTATATGAAAGAACAAGAGAAATAGGCGTTCTAAAAGCTGTGGGATGGAGGAGCAGAAGAATACTTGGAATGATACTAGGGGAATCCATAGTTCTCACATTAATGGCTGCTGTGGTCGGTACTGTAGTGGGCATATTAGGTGTTGAGATCCTGTTATCCTATTCAGCAACATTCGGAACCATGATTAAACCCGTGTTTACACTTGATCTATTCATAAGGGCCTTTGGAATAGCACTTCTTGTAGGTTTAGTTGGGGGAATTTATCCAGCGTACAGGGCTTCAAGATTAGCACCAACGGAGGCGTTAAGATATGAGTAA
- a CDS encoding ABC transporter ATP-binding protein, which translates to MSNCENIIEIKNLKKSYDKGKIKALNGVDLEIKRGEFVSIIGPSGSGKSTLLNMIGALDEAGEGSISVAGIDLTQKQDLSRFRSEEIGFVFQLHNLIPNLTVLENVQIPMLETHISGKKMEKRALELLKSVNLADKINQMPTKLSGGERQRVAIARALVNHPSIILADEPTGALDSRTGDVILDLLKDIHKKENVTLVIVTHEPAVANMADRIITVLDGKIKDEKMNIQS; encoded by the coding sequence ATGAGTAACTGTGAAAACATCATAGAAATAAAGAACCTCAAAAAAAGTTACGACAAAGGGAAAATAAAGGCATTGAACGGTGTAGATCTTGAAATTAAAAGGGGAGAATTTGTTTCCATAATAGGACCTTCAGGTTCTGGAAAATCAACCCTCCTTAACATGATCGGAGCGTTAGATGAGGCAGGTGAAGGTTCAATTAGCGTGGCCGGCATTGATTTGACTCAAAAACAGGATTTAAGTAGATTTAGATCGGAAGAAATCGGCTTCGTGTTCCAGTTACACAACCTAATCCCCAATTTAACCGTGCTTGAAAACGTTCAGATCCCAATGCTTGAAACCCATATTTCAGGCAAAAAAATGGAAAAAAGAGCTTTAGAACTTTTAAAATCCGTGAATCTCGCAGATAAAATTAACCAAATGCCAACCAAACTTTCTGGAGGGGAAAGGCAGCGTGTTGCCATAGCAAGGGCTTTGGTCAATCATCCATCCATTATTTTGGCTGATGAGCCAACAGGAGCTCTCGATTCAAGAACAGGAGACGTGATATTAGATCTTCTTAAAGATATCCACAAAAAAGAAAATGTGACACTTGTAATTGTAACACACGAACCTGCTGTGGCTAATATGGCTGATAGAATTATAACCGTGTTGGATGGAAAAATTAAAGACGAAAAAATGAATATTCAATCATAA
- a CDS encoding ArsR/SmtB family transcription factor, whose protein sequence is MKKVLWWLILGTRGGLNRAKIIKKLNERPYNAHQLAEKLNLNYRTIRHHIKILEDSDLVRSTGEKYGKMYFLSETMEKGYNDFEIIWEQVKDEKK, encoded by the coding sequence ATGAAAAAGGTGCTTTGGTGGTTAATCCTTGGTACGAGAGGAGGATTAAATCGTGCCAAAATTATTAAAAAATTAAATGAACGACCTTACAATGCACATCAGCTTGCTGAAAAATTAAATTTGAACTATAGAACTATCAGGCACCATATAAAGATCCTAGAAGATAGTGATCTGGTCAGATCCACCGGAGAAAAATATGGTAAGATGTATTTTCTTTCAGAGACTATGGAAAAAGGTTATAATGATTTTGAAATTATCTGGGAACAGGTAAAGGATGAAAAAAAATAA
- the cas4 gene encoding CRISPR-associated protein Cas4, which yields MMINVSSISEYIYCPVKSYIKHTERLDIQTTPMITGKLVHEVRRGFEELIKRNMWSVNEKMEIRDIFESLFEDVPEFVENKIQRYHDARLIDLETKKKICRDLKGDVELDSWTVAIKTQKIIRKTRKTGADIVDLLFPPLLLEFSIEDSELNLRGQLDRIEIVDGVYYPVELKTGVPPVKGVWKSDAIQIAAYAILMEQEFNKEVPVGFVDYMGAGQRMPVLVNTSLRNDLVNVLEDMKSMFKNGEIPELMQNPKKCVKCDYADFCEYRA from the coding sequence ATGATGATCAACGTATCTTCAATCTCGGAATATATCTACTGCCCAGTAAAAAGTTATATAAAACATACAGAACGTCTTGACATCCAGACAACCCCCATGATAACTGGAAAACTCGTACATGAAGTCAGAAGAGGGTTTGAAGAGCTTATAAAACGAAACATGTGGTCTGTTAATGAAAAAATGGAAATTAGGGATATTTTCGAATCGCTCTTTGAAGATGTACCCGAGTTTGTGGAGAACAAAATCCAACGGTACCACGATGCCAGGCTGATCGACCTCGAGACAAAAAAGAAGATTTGCAGAGATTTAAAAGGCGATGTTGAACTTGATTCCTGGACTGTTGCCATAAAAACCCAGAAAATAATCAGAAAGACCAGGAAAACTGGTGCAGACATTGTTGACCTTCTTTTTCCCCCATTACTCCTTGAATTTTCAATAGAAGACTCTGAACTCAATTTAAGGGGACAGTTGGACAGAATAGAAATAGTAGATGGGGTTTATTATCCAGTTGAACTCAAAACGGGCGTGCCTCCTGTGAAAGGGGTTTGGAAATCAGATGCCATTCAAATAGCCGCCTACGCCATTTTGATGGAACAAGAATTCAACAAGGAGGTTCCAGTGGGTTTTGTGGATTACATGGGTGCCGGCCAGAGAATGCCCGTCCTGGTGAACACCAGTTTGAGGAATGACCTTGTAAACGTGCTTGAAGATATGAAATCTATGTTTAAAAATGGAGAAATTCCAGAATTAATGCAAAACCCTAAAAAATGTGTAAAATGCGATTACGCTGATTTTTGTGAGTACCGGGCTTAA
- a CDS encoding cupin domain-containing protein — MPEELKAMTLKTEDLIDYQDGAVVSREIIRKETGTVTIFAFDKGEGLSEHTAPFDAMVQVIDGKAEIIISGNKNLVEAGEMIIMPANDPHALNAVERFKMILTMVRS, encoded by the coding sequence ATGCCGGAAGAACTGAAAGCAATGACTTTGAAGACAGAAGATTTGATAGATTATCAGGACGGTGCAGTTGTAAGCCGGGAGATCATAAGAAAGGAGACTGGAACCGTAACAATATTCGCATTTGACAAGGGCGAAGGATTAAGCGAACACACAGCACCATTTGATGCGATGGTTCAGGTGATTGATGGAAAAGCTGAGATAATAATTTCAGGCAATAAAAACCTTGTTGAAGCTGGTGAAATGATCATCATGCCTGCAAACGACCCCCATGCTTTGAATGCTGTTGAAAGGTTTAAGATGATTCTGACCATGGTACGGTCTTAA
- a CDS encoding DUF6448 family protein, whose amino-acid sequence MTPHCDNMEGPVVKAAELALEMENINYVLPFVKEEFENELKDAFTKTMEVRELSGEAAELADYWFFETAVRLHRLGEGAPYTGLKSAGLDCGPVISRADMAIETEDLDDLRGFLLNFIGEELERRFRCVIFEKDYELNDMVSARAYVNSMLDFILFSHNLYRYVESCGED is encoded by the coding sequence ATGACACCCCATTGTGACAACATGGAAGGGCCAGTTGTTAAGGCTGCAGAACTGGCTCTGGAAATGGAAAATATTAACTACGTACTTCCATTCGTAAAAGAAGAGTTTGAAAATGAGCTGAAAGATGCCTTTACAAAGACCATGGAAGTAAGAGAACTCAGTGGGGAAGCAGCAGAGCTTGCAGACTACTGGTTTTTTGAAACAGCAGTTAGACTCCATAGACTTGGAGAGGGAGCACCTTACACAGGATTAAAATCTGCAGGACTTGACTGTGGTCCTGTGATTTCAAGGGCGGACATGGCGATTGAAACCGAAGATCTGGATGATCTAAGGGGGTTTTTACTTAACTTCATAGGTGAAGAACTTGAAAGAAGGTTTAGATGCGTAATATTTGAGAAAGACTATGAATTGAACGATATGGTCTCTGCAAGAGCCTATGTAAACTCCATGTTGGATTTCATCCTATTTTCACACAATCTCTACAGGTACGTTGAAAGCTGTGGAGAAGATTAA
- the hcp gene encoding hydroxylamine reductase, whose product MKKYKCLLCEYVYDPEKGDPDAGIEPGTAFEDLPDDWICPICGVGKDQFEEVTEEGEEKKEEKKEKPAMFCYQCSQTAQETACTVRGICGKNSTVARLQDNLLFSIKGIAAYLYHARELGYTDPEVDAFMEKGFYSTLTNVNFDAEDFLNLALEAGHMNIRTMQLLKKAHIETYGEPTPTEVRVGAVKGHGILATGHSMKAIEELLKQTEGTGINVYTHSELLPAHGYPGLRKYDHLVGQLGGAWFDQRNTFTKYPVAILGTSNCVLLPKNGYSDRMFTSGVAQLPGVQHIEGYDFTPLIEKAKSLPELEEEPGETVFTTGFGVSTVLSLADKIKELVEAGKIRHFFVVGGCDSPKPQATYYTEFVKKLPEDTVVLTLACGKYRFNDLQLGDIEGVPRLIDLGQCNDAIAGIEIVTALSTLFGLEINDLPITFILSWMEQKATAILWSLLSLGIKGMYLGPIIPAWANEDILKVLVENYDLKPIGDPEQDIKDILG is encoded by the coding sequence ATGAAAAAATACAAATGTTTGCTATGTGAGTATGTATACGACCCTGAAAAGGGAGATCCAGATGCAGGAATAGAACCTGGAACAGCTTTTGAGGACTTGCCAGACGACTGGATCTGTCCAATATGTGGAGTTGGTAAAGACCAGTTCGAGGAAGTTACTGAAGAAGGAGAAGAAAAGAAAGAAGAAAAGAAAGAAAAACCTGCGATGTTTTGTTACCAGTGTTCCCAGACTGCTCAGGAGACTGCCTGTACTGTGAGGGGAATTTGTGGTAAAAACTCTACAGTTGCAAGGCTTCAGGATAACTTACTTTTTTCTATTAAAGGAATAGCCGCATACCTTTACCACGCCCGAGAACTGGGGTATACAGACCCAGAAGTAGACGCATTCATGGAAAAAGGTTTTTACTCAACCTTAACCAACGTAAACTTCGATGCCGAGGATTTTTTGAATTTAGCTCTGGAAGCTGGGCACATGAACATAAGAACAATGCAGCTTCTGAAGAAGGCCCATATCGAAACTTACGGCGAACCAACACCAACAGAAGTTCGAGTAGGGGCTGTTAAAGGTCATGGAATTCTCGCAACGGGCCATAGCATGAAAGCAATTGAAGAACTTCTTAAACAGACCGAAGGAACTGGTATAAACGTTTACACCCACTCTGAACTTTTGCCTGCCCATGGATATCCTGGGCTTCGAAAGTACGACCACCTCGTTGGCCAGCTTGGAGGAGCATGGTTTGACCAGCGAAACACATTTACTAAGTATCCTGTTGCAATACTTGGAACTTCAAACTGCGTACTCCTCCCTAAAAATGGTTACAGTGATAGGATGTTCACATCAGGGGTTGCACAACTTCCGGGTGTCCAGCATATAGAAGGCTATGACTTCACCCCCTTAATAGAAAAGGCCAAATCTCTACCCGAGCTCGAGGAAGAACCAGGGGAAACTGTATTCACAACGGGGTTTGGTGTTTCAACCGTTCTTTCCCTGGCGGATAAAATAAAGGAGCTTGTTGAAGCCGGTAAAATAAGACACTTCTTTGTTGTGGGTGGATGTGACTCCCCCAAACCCCAGGCCACCTACTACACAGAGTTTGTTAAGAAACTGCCTGAGGATACAGTTGTTTTGACACTTGCCTGTGGAAAGTACAGGTTCAACGACCTGCAGCTTGGAGATATAGAAGGAGTTCCAAGACTCATAGATCTGGGCCAGTGCAACGATGCCATTGCAGGAATAGAAATTGTAACTGCATTGTCCACACTCTTTGGATTGGAGATAAACGATCTACCAATTACATTCATTTTAAGCTGGATGGAACAGAAAGCAACTGCAATACTCTGGAGCCTGCTATCACTAGGTATTAAAGGAATGTATCTTGGTCCAATAATTCCTGCATGGGCGAATGAGGATATATTAAAGGTGTTAGTTGAAAATTACGATCTAAAACCGATTGGCGACCCTGAACAAGATATAAAGGATATATTGGGTTAA
- a CDS encoding DUF5612 domain-containing protein: protein MIEIAINIKAQNKPGVLRDITDMMARCGVNITYTHLFMEDADSASIYMELECVKNVKRFIENIKNFEEVLDVQTHRSMGEIYGKRIIIIGGGAQVSQVALGAITESDRHNIRGERISVDTLPLVGENEVAEAVLAVGRLPRVGALVLAGSLMGGRISDSIERIKKEHNVVVISLNMPGSVTQEADLVVTDPVQAGVMAVMAIADTAVFDIERVRHKKF from the coding sequence ATGATAGAAATTGCGATAAACATAAAAGCCCAGAACAAACCCGGAGTTTTAAGGGACATAACAGATATGATGGCTCGATGTGGTGTTAACATAACTTACACTCATCTTTTTATGGAAGATGCAGATTCAGCGTCCATCTACATGGAACTTGAATGTGTAAAAAACGTTAAAAGGTTTATAGAGAACATCAAAAACTTTGAAGAGGTATTGGATGTCCAAACCCATAGGTCAATGGGTGAAATTTACGGTAAAAGGATCATAATAATAGGTGGAGGCGCACAGGTTTCTCAGGTTGCATTAGGGGCTATAACGGAGTCTGACAGGCACAATATAAGGGGAGAAAGGATAAGTGTGGATACACTTCCTCTTGTGGGCGAAAATGAAGTTGCAGAGGCAGTACTGGCAGTTGGAAGGCTTCCCAGAGTGGGGGCACTTGTGCTTGCAGGGTCCTTGATGGGTGGCAGGATCTCAGATTCGATAGAGAGGATAAAAAAAGAGCACAACGTAGTAGTTATAAGCCTTAACATGCCTGGAAGCGTTACACAGGAGGCAGATCTTGTTGTAACAGACCCTGTTCAGGCAGGGGTTATGGCTGTTATGGCTATTGCTGATACGGCAGTCTTTGACATAGAAAGGGTTAGACATAAAAAGTTTTAA
- a CDS encoding pyridoxamine 5'-phosphate oxidase family protein, with protein MRRNDKEIKDAKLIKSLLKKALVCRVALCDGNKPYIIPMNFAFKDNCLYFHSAREGKKIDVIKKNNNICFEVDAKIELLKSEKPCNWTMNYLSVVGSGDAQFLDEVEDKIRVLNIIMAKYSGEGSSNEDVEKPNKTIFEYSRESIKKLAIIKVNITEITGKKSLH; from the coding sequence ATGAGAAGGAACGATAAAGAGATAAAAGATGCTAAATTAATAAAATCTCTACTCAAGAAAGCCCTTGTTTGTAGAGTAGCATTGTGTGATGGTAACAAGCCTTACATTATCCCAATGAACTTTGCTTTTAAGGATAACTGTTTATACTTTCATTCTGCAAGAGAAGGGAAGAAGATTGATGTTATTAAAAAGAACAACAATATCTGCTTCGAGGTCGATGCAAAAATAGAACTTTTAAAATCTGAAAAACCATGCAACTGGACCATGAATTATCTCAGTGTTGTAGGATCTGGAGATGCTCAGTTCCTTGATGAAGTTGAAGATAAAATAAGGGTCCTAAACATAATAATGGCAAAGTATTCCGGCGAAGGATCTTCAAACGAAGATGTTGAAAAGCCAAACAAAACTATTTTTGAATATTCCAGAGAATCTATTAAAAAATTAGCCATAATAAAGGTTAATATAACCGAAATAACGGGTAAAAAATCTTTGCATTGA
- a CDS encoding Hsp20/alpha crystallin family protein, whose translation MKKTEEVKGKMGEAQEGAMKKAEEVKGKMGEAQEGAVKKAEEVKGKIDEAQEEALEKKGDIKEDIRTRRTQAENVFNDIIQSFKERQEEFGKAISDYTSSIQKPLTDMMETDDSIIIKTDLPGVKKEDIEIGITEDSVQVTANFQEETSVEDVNFIQKERNYGETRIALTLPARVKVKEATGTFDNSVLTIELPKLEKKVHRVDIE comes from the coding sequence ATGAAGAAAACTGAGGAGGTTAAAGGTAAGATGGGTGAGGCTCAGGAGGGGGCTATGAAGAAGGCTGAGGAGGTTAAGGGTAAGATGGGTGAGGCTCAGGAAGGAGCTGTGAAGAAGGCTGAGGAGGTTAAGGGTAAAATTGATGAGGCTCAGGAAGAGGCTCTTGAGAAAAAAGGAGATATAAAGGAAGACATTAGAACAAGGAGAACACAGGCAGAGAATGTGTTCAACGATATAATACAAAGTTTCAAAGAGAGACAAGAAGAATTTGGAAAAGCAATATCAGATTATACTTCATCTATCCAAAAACCACTTACAGACATGATGGAAACTGATGACAGCATAATAATCAAAACAGACCTTCCAGGTGTGAAAAAGGAGGACATTGAGATCGGAATTACAGAAGACAGCGTCCAGGTCACGGCGAATTTCCAGGAAGAAACTTCTGTAGAAGACGTCAACTTCATACAGAAAGAGAGGAACTACGGCGAAACAAGAATAGCACTCACACTTCCAGCAAGGGTAAAAGTTAAAGAAGCCACTGGAACGTTTGATAACTCTGTTTTAACAATTGAACTTCCAAAACTTGAAAAAAAGGTACATAGGGTCGATATTGAATAA
- a CDS encoding zinc ribbon domain-containing protein — protein sequence MKCLKCGHENDVDTQYCEKCGSDLKRGVSRLENSSNDGLKLSSPVFIVAFVILVAGLGLVLTSGTLLQMNTGAAAANIPTVYAQSSEIVTNQPTWHQIATYTEPDRGVMNFNIQGQKFKVVMSATPPLDNQLNILNVDLLKDNSALTNGLISWNPTESITTKERTIEAFTGPGNYQVNIYVTKLKNWKVTVYDYY from the coding sequence ATGAAATGCTTGAAATGTGGGCATGAAAATGATGTAGACACCCAATATTGTGAAAAATGCGGTTCAGATCTAAAAAGAGGAGTATCCCGCCTGGAAAACTCAAGTAATGATGGGCTAAAATTATCTTCCCCAGTTTTCATTGTAGCTTTTGTAATTCTGGTGGCAGGATTGGGATTGGTGCTGACCTCCGGCACGTTACTGCAGATGAATACCGGAGCTGCAGCTGCCAACATCCCAACAGTTTACGCACAATCCTCTGAAATTGTTACAAATCAACCCACTTGGCATCAAATAGCAACTTACACCGAACCTGATAGGGGTGTAATGAATTTCAACATTCAAGGGCAAAAATTCAAGGTAGTTATGTCTGCAACACCACCATTAGACAACCAACTGAATATATTAAATGTCGATCTGTTAAAGGACAACAGCGCCTTAACCAACGGCTTAATATCATGGAATCCCACAGAATCCATAACAACAAAAGAAAGAACCATCGAAGCTTTTACAGGACCTGGAAATTATCAAGTTAACATATACGTCACAAAACTTAAAAACTGGAAGGTTACTGTTTATGATTACTATTAA